A window of the Xenopus laevis strain J_2021 chromosome 9_10L, Xenopus_laevis_v10.1, whole genome shotgun sequence genome harbors these coding sequences:
- the LOC108705671 gene encoding histone H2B 1.2 — translation MPEPAKSAPAPKKGSKKAVTKTPKKDGKKRRKSRKESYAIYVYKVMKQVHPDTGISSKAMGIMNSFVNDIFERIAGEASRLAHYNKRSTITSREIQTAVRLLLPGELAKHAVSEGTKAVTKYTSAK, via the coding sequence ATGCCTGAACCAGCAAAGTCCGCGCCAGCCCCGAAGAAGGGATCCAAGAAAGCGGTGACTAAGACCCCGAAGAAAGATGGGAAGAAGCGCAGAAAGAGCAGGAAGGAGAGTTACGCCATTTACGTGTACAAGGTGATGAAGCAAGTGCACCCCGACACCGGTATTTCCTCCAAGGCCATGGGGATTATGAATTCCTTTGTCAACGATATATTTGAGCGCATCGCAGGGGAAGCCTCCCGCCTGGCTCATTATAACAAGCGCTCCACCATCACCTCCCGGGAGATCCAGACCGCGGTCCGACTGCTGCTGCCTGGGGAACTGGCCAAACACGCCGTGTCCGAGGGCACCAAGGCTGTCACCAAGTACACCAGCGCCAAGTAA
- the LOC121398072 gene encoding histone H2A type 1-like: protein MSGRGKQGGKTRAKAKTRSSRAGLQFPVGRVHRLLRKGNYAERVGAGAPVYLAAVLEYLTAEILELAGNAARDNKKTRIIPRHLQLAVRNDEELNKLLGGVTIAQGGVLPNIQSVLLPKKTESSKSAKSK, encoded by the coding sequence ATGTCAGGCAGAGGCAAACAAGGAGGGAAAACCCGTGCCAAGGCAAAGACTCGCTCATCTCGTGCTGGGCTGCAATTCCCAGTTGGTCGTGTTCATCGTCTGTTGAGGAAAGGCAACTATGCTGAACGGGTGGGAGCCGGAGCTCCGGTCTATTTGGCTGCAGTGCTCGAGTATCTGACTGCTGAGATCCTGGAATTAGCTGGGAACGCTGCCCGAGATAACAAAAAGACCCGTATTATCCCCAGGCACCTGCAGCTCGCTGTGCGCAACGATGAGGAATTGAACAAACTGCTCGGAGGAGTCACTATCGCTCAGGGTGGAGTCCTGCCCAACATCCAGTCCGTGCTGCTGCCCAAGAAAACCGAGAGTTCAAAGTCCGCTAAGAGCAAGTGA